In Ilumatobacter fluminis, the following proteins share a genomic window:
- a CDS encoding NUDIX hydrolase produces the protein MAAADEPVEWVDDDDRVIDVVPRSTMRADNLLHRSVAIIVTTSGGRLVVQRRADDKDLFPGWWDIGAGGVVTAGEDRSVAARRELAEELGVDAEPVFVGVGRHDDEHAREICWVYRAVSDGPFRPVDGEVVEIRAVDPDEFATLRSSVPFLPGSLALLLPHVPAFDGRGHV, from the coding sequence ATGGCAGCCGCTGACGAACCCGTCGAGTGGGTCGACGACGACGACCGTGTCATCGACGTCGTCCCACGTTCGACCATGCGCGCCGACAACCTGCTCCACCGCTCGGTGGCGATCATCGTGACCACGTCCGGGGGTCGACTCGTCGTGCAGCGACGGGCCGACGACAAGGATCTGTTCCCCGGCTGGTGGGACATCGGAGCCGGTGGCGTCGTCACAGCGGGCGAGGACCGTTCGGTCGCGGCTCGACGCGAGCTGGCCGAGGAGCTCGGCGTCGACGCCGAGCCGGTGTTCGTCGGCGTCGGACGTCACGACGACGAGCACGCGCGGGAGATCTGCTGGGTCTACCGGGCGGTGTCCGACGGTCCGTTCCGTCCGGTCGACGGCGAGGTCGTCGAGATCCGAGCGGTCGATCCGGACGAGTTCGCGACGCTCCGGTCGTCGGTCCCGTTCCTCCCGGGGAGCCTCGCCCTGCTCCTGCCGCACGTGCCAGCCTTCGACGGCCGGGGCCACGTGTGA
- a CDS encoding HAD family hydrolase: protein MARGDHYDVVGFDADDTLWKSEDSFREAEQLYVELVSPYAPDGVDVMRSLEAIELDNVSISGYGVKAFALSMVQAAVTATSGAVPSKVLGQIVDHAHDMLMQPVELLPGVPETLAAVGRTHRLVLITKGDLVHQLRKVRTSGLDHHFEHIEVVLDKDADTYRRILAEWHIEPARFAFVGNSVRSDVLPVVEVGGAGIHVPYHITWGHEVVDDHDGGFTELESITDVPAWLAK, encoded by the coding sequence ATGGCACGCGGCGACCACTACGACGTCGTCGGCTTCGACGCCGACGACACCCTCTGGAAGTCGGAAGACAGCTTCCGCGAGGCGGAGCAGCTGTACGTCGAGCTGGTCTCGCCGTACGCCCCCGACGGTGTCGACGTGATGCGCTCGCTCGAGGCCATCGAACTCGACAACGTGTCGATCTCGGGCTACGGCGTGAAGGCGTTCGCCCTGTCGATGGTGCAGGCCGCCGTCACCGCGACGAGCGGTGCCGTTCCGTCGAAGGTGCTCGGTCAGATCGTCGATCACGCGCACGACATGCTCATGCAGCCGGTCGAGCTCCTGCCCGGCGTTCCCGAGACCCTGGCCGCCGTGGGACGAACCCATCGCCTGGTCCTCATCACGAAGGGCGATCTGGTCCACCAGCTCCGGAAGGTGCGCACCTCTGGACTCGATCATCACTTCGAACACATCGAGGTCGTGCTCGACAAGGACGCCGACACATACCGCCGCATCCTCGCCGAGTGGCACATCGAGCCGGCCCGGTTCGCGTTCGTCGGCAACTCCGTTCGCTCCGATGTCCTGCCCGTCGTCGAGGTCGGCGGCGCGGGCATCCATGTGCCGTACCACATCACGTGGGGCCACGAGGTCGTCGACGACCACGACGGCGGCTTCACCGAACTCGAGTCGATCACCGACGTCCCCGCCTGGCTCGCCAAATGA
- a CDS encoding M20 metallopeptidase family protein, which translates to MSLDTLRDEALDLQDDTIALRRRIHERPELGNDLPITRDAVLESLEGLPLDITLHESTSGVAALLTGGRPGPTVLLRGDMDALPLEEATGLDFTSKTDGQMHACGHDTHTAMLSSAAKLLSAHQDEIAGRVLFMFQPGEEGHHGAKYMLEEGLLDVPPLADGTESPVTGAFALHITSTIPTGMVATRGGACMASADQFMIRVHGEGGHASEPFRTIDPVPIACEIVQALQLMVTRRIDVFDPAVVTVGRIQAGTTNNIIPHVAEIEGTIRTVSEATRAKVHDHLRRVASKIAEAHGATAEPEIILGYPVTSNHDQFADFTLDTARDVLGGHNVHRLPNPIMGAEDFSYVLNEIPGTMMFLGGTSPERDVRSAPANHSNLVVFDEDAMPTGVELYAQMALRHLGAE; encoded by the coding sequence ATGAGTCTCGACACGCTGCGCGACGAAGCGCTCGATCTGCAGGACGACACGATCGCGTTGCGGCGCCGCATCCACGAACGTCCGGAGCTCGGCAACGACCTGCCGATCACCCGCGACGCCGTGCTCGAATCGCTCGAGGGTCTGCCGCTCGACATCACGCTCCACGAGTCGACGTCGGGAGTCGCTGCGCTCCTGACCGGTGGCCGCCCCGGCCCGACGGTGCTCCTGCGCGGCGACATGGACGCCCTGCCGCTCGAGGAGGCGACCGGCCTCGACTTCACGTCGAAGACCGACGGTCAGATGCACGCCTGCGGACACGACACCCACACGGCGATGCTGTCGTCGGCGGCCAAGCTGCTGTCGGCCCACCAGGACGAGATCGCCGGCCGCGTGCTGTTCATGTTCCAGCCCGGCGAAGAAGGGCACCACGGCGCCAAGTACATGCTCGAAGAAGGCCTGCTCGACGTGCCGCCGCTGGCCGACGGCACCGAATCGCCGGTGACCGGGGCCTTCGCGCTCCACATCACGTCCACCATCCCGACGGGCATGGTCGCGACGCGTGGCGGCGCCTGCATGGCCTCGGCCGACCAGTTCATGATCCGGGTGCACGGCGAGGGCGGTCACGCGAGCGAACCGTTCCGCACGATCGACCCGGTTCCGATCGCCTGCGAGATCGTCCAGGCGTTGCAGCTGATGGTCACCCGACGGATCGACGTGTTCGATCCCGCCGTCGTCACCGTCGGCCGCATCCAGGCGGGGACGACGAACAACATCATCCCGCACGTCGCCGAGATCGAGGGCACCATCCGAACCGTCAGCGAGGCGACCCGGGCGAAGGTGCACGACCACCTGCGCCGCGTCGCGAGCAAGATCGCCGAGGCACACGGCGCGACCGCCGAACCCGAGATCATCCTCGGCTACCCGGTCACGTCGAACCACGACCAGTTCGCCGACTTCACGCTCGACACGGCGCGCGACGTGCTGGGCGGCCACAACGTGCACCGGCTGCCGAACCCGATCATGGGCGCGGAGGACTTCTCGTACGTGCTCAACGAGATCCCCGGCACGATGATGTTCCTCGGCGGTACGTCACCCGAGCGCGACGTGCGTTCGGCCCCCGCCAACCACTCGAACCTGGTGGTGTTCGACGAGGACGCGATGCCGACCGGCGTCGAGCTCTACGCCCAGATGGCGCTGCGCCATCTCGGAGCCGAGTAG
- a CDS encoding helix-turn-helix domain-containing protein, translated as MSGRQQPHPLVAAVRPVVDAVGATLVPADDVEGSDVPLIWEGEVVGAVRMPPLHGALDRLIEAVEAELGDSLPRLSREDKQKAVRLLDERGAFILRRAVEDVADAMGVSRITVYNYLNAIHR; from the coding sequence ATGAGCGGGCGGCAGCAACCCCATCCGCTGGTCGCCGCCGTGCGGCCCGTGGTCGACGCGGTCGGGGCCACGCTGGTGCCCGCGGACGACGTCGAAGGGTCCGACGTCCCGCTGATCTGGGAGGGCGAAGTGGTCGGCGCCGTCCGCATGCCGCCGCTCCACGGCGCGCTCGATCGTCTGATCGAGGCGGTCGAGGCCGAACTCGGCGACTCGCTCCCCCGCCTGTCGCGCGAAGACAAGCAGAAGGCGGTGCGGCTCCTCGACGAGCGGGGCGCATTCATCCTTCGCCGTGCGGTCGAGGACGTCGCCGACGCGATGGGCGTCAGCCGCATCACGGTCTACAACTACCTGAACGCCATCCACCGCTGA